One genomic segment of Nothobranchius furzeri strain GRZ-AD chromosome 10, NfurGRZ-RIMD1, whole genome shotgun sequence includes these proteins:
- the faxdc2 gene encoding fatty acid hydroxylase domain-containing protein 2, whose amino-acid sequence MVLDESVSERRKAEGRTVSRGQEAPGGLWDSVKKAAFVIGSGILFLAAFGNSLTWHLQKFWGASGDFWQNLWTKVYVAFEGHDAALFFIGTMLAPTLAFWGCNLLLLVVDTTGKPSFITRYRIQQDKNNPVDPVKLRQAVKTVLFNHMFISGPMVVVVYLLMSWRGDPCGPELPTFHWALMELAVFSMLEELLFYYSHRLFHHPSLYKHFHKQHHEWTAPIGLVSIYAHPLEHVISNTLPVVIGPVILGSHISSTCMWYCLALVSTTISHCGYHLPFLPSPEFHDFHHLRFNQCFGVFGVLDRLHGTDAKFRETKQYERHVLLTSFTPLTQSIPDSPKKSQ is encoded by the exons GAGGCCCCTGGAGGACTGTGGGATTCTGTAAAGAAAGCTGCATTTGTAATTGGATCTGGAATATTGTTCTTGGCTGCCTTTGGCAACTCGCTGACATG GCACCTTCAGAAGTTCTGGGGAGCTTCAGGAGACTTCTGGCAGAACTTGTGGACAAAAGTCTACGTGGCCTTTGAGGGTCATGATGCTGCTTTGTTCTTTATAG GAACAATGCTTGCCCCCACTTTGGCCTTCTGGGGTTGTAATCttctcctgctggtggtggacaccACTGGTAAACCGTCTTTCATCACCCGGTACCGTATCCAGCAGGACAAGAATAATCCG GTGGATCCTGTGAAGCTGCGCCAGGCGGTGAAGACTGTCCTCTTTAACCACATGTTCATCTCCGGCCCGATGGTGGTGGTCGTTTACCTCCTGATGTCCTGGAGAGGTGACCCCTGCGGTCCCGAGCTGCCCACCTTCCACTGGGCCCTGATGGAGCTGGCTGTCTTCTCCATGCTGGAggaacttttgttttactactcGCACAG GTTGTTCCACCATCCCAGCCTCTACAAGCACTTCCACAAACAGCACCACGAGTGGACTGCTCCCATTGGACTCGTCTCCATTTACGCTCACCCCCTGGAGCACGTG ATCTCCAACACGCTGCCCGTAGTAATCGGGCCAGTGATTCTGGgctcacacatctcctcaacctGCATGTGGTACTGCTTGGCTCTTGTCAGCACCACCATCTCTCACTGTGGATACCACCTCCCCTTCCTGCCCTCCCCTGAGTTTCATGACTTCCATCATCTCAG GTTCAACCAGTGCTTTGGGGTTTTTGGTGTTCTGGACCGGCTCCACGGCACTGACGCTAAATTCCGAGAGACCAAGCAGTATGAACGGCACGTTCTTCTTACCAGCTTCacccctctcacccagagcatccCTGACTCACCCAAAAAGAGCCAATAA